A genomic segment from Acidimicrobiales bacterium encodes:
- the trxA gene encoding thioredoxin, whose amino-acid sequence MATNISELTDSTFDEEVKGSDVPVLVDFWAEWCGPCKMVAPVLEEIAGENTGKIRIAKLNIDENLDTARRFDVMSIPTMILFKDGDAQLRIVGAKGKGQLLQELGAFL is encoded by the coding sequence ATGGCCACCAACATCTCCGAGCTCACCGACTCCACCTTCGACGAGGAGGTGAAGGGGTCAGACGTCCCGGTCCTCGTGGACTTCTGGGCCGAGTGGTGTGGGCCGTGCAAGATGGTCGCGCCGGTCCTCGAGGAGATCGCCGGCGAGAACACCGGCAAGATCCGCATCGCCAAGCTCAACATCGACGAGAACCTGGACACCGCCCGGCGCTTCGACGTCATGAGCATCCCGACGATGATCCTGTTCAAGGACGGGGACGCCCAGCTGCGGATCGTCGGGGCCAAGGGCAAGGGCCAGCTCCTCCAGGAGCTGGGGGCGTTCCTGTAG
- a CDS encoding peptidoglycan-binding protein: MEDLQRRLTALGFGVDPDPLGRFGEATDAAVRRFQNARGLRVDGLCGPQTWSALVEAGWRLGDRLLYLRSPLLRGDDVADLQRRLGALGFDAGRVDGLLGSRTASALAEFQRNCGLTVDGICGPATVAALLRLASARTGDDPVAHIREREALRRGGVGLLGRRVAIGHEGGLDALVSAVGRALGAAGADTVPVWAPDGSAQAAAANGAEVGVYLGFGLSPLRDGCSTAYYSGFRYESPAGRMLAELLQGAVCKALGVPDLGVQGMSLPVLRETRMPAVLCELGPARVVVERMAELGSVVTEALTEWSAASWADPQPDD; encoded by the coding sequence GTGGAGGACCTCCAGCGCCGGTTGACGGCGCTGGGCTTCGGCGTGGACCCCGACCCGCTGGGACGGTTCGGGGAGGCCACCGACGCCGCCGTACGACGCTTCCAGAACGCCCGCGGCCTGCGGGTCGACGGCCTGTGCGGGCCCCAGACCTGGTCGGCCCTCGTAGAGGCCGGCTGGCGCCTCGGTGACCGCCTGCTCTACCTCCGTAGCCCGCTGCTACGGGGAGACGACGTCGCCGACCTCCAGCGCCGCCTGGGGGCCCTGGGCTTCGACGCCGGGCGGGTCGACGGTCTGCTGGGCTCCCGGACGGCGTCGGCCCTGGCCGAGTTCCAGCGCAACTGCGGGCTGACCGTGGACGGCATCTGCGGGCCCGCCACCGTGGCCGCCCTCCTGCGCCTGGCCTCGGCCCGCACCGGGGACGACCCCGTGGCCCACATCCGGGAGCGTGAGGCCCTCCGCCGGGGCGGGGTGGGCCTCCTCGGGCGGCGGGTGGCGATCGGCCACGAGGGCGGCCTGGACGCCCTGGTGTCGGCCGTGGGGCGGGCCCTGGGGGCCGCCGGCGCCGACACGGTGCCGGTCTGGGCGCCCGACGGGTCGGCCCAGGCCGCGGCCGCCAACGGGGCCGAAGTGGGCGTCTACCTGGGCTTCGGCCTCAGCCCCCTGCGCGACGGGTGCTCGACGGCGTACTACTCGGGCTTCCGCTACGAGTCCCCGGCCGGCCGGATGCTCGCCGAGCTGCTCCAGGGGGCCGTGTGCAAGGCCCTGGGGGTGCCCGACCTAGGCGTGCAGGGCATGTCGCTCCCGGTCCTGCGCGAGACCAGGATGCCCGCGGTGCTCTGCGAGCTCGGTCCCGCGCGGGTAGTGGTCGAGCGCATGGCCGAACTGGGGTCGGTGGTCACCGAGGCGCTGACCGAATGGTCGGCGGCCTCCTGGGCCGACCCTCAACCCGACGACTAG